In the Takifugu flavidus isolate HTHZ2018 chromosome 11, ASM371156v2, whole genome shotgun sequence genome, one interval contains:
- the lzts2a gene encoding leucine zipper putative tumor suppressor 2a, with product MALVQALPVTDHPKPGLDVQQCRPLSSHSPSGPGSCGPCGAGTAMGSVSSLISGRTYQERHCRAASEFPTKVRRSTPATNCFRLQDNTLRSGSSLEQLLAVNNQTHPQAHVAPPPLPSKRQPRPGNAAAEAGGKAAGTQAQATNGNLGHTSNEVVVGDWNDNVVVAATSPCSDSEDQRDNRTLNGNIGGPPPKLIPVSGQLEKNMEKVLIRPTAFKPVVPKNRHSVHYLSPRPGGSNLSASQASLNILLPNTASTTTGIVMSSSSSSEGKCSSYCGGRNARSSQSCSMSDSGRNSLSSLPTHSSTGYSLAPSEGSSSGSGSGGQLEPVTGLGRNPAGGNGSHSHTNSDSGRSSSSKSTGSGSLSGRGQPLSDSGSCGHSSPPVEGYEGVVRELEEKLRERDLELQQLRENLDENEAAICQVYEEKQRRCEREMEELRQCCASKMKQASQKAQRSQQVLELQVFQLQQEKKKLQEDFSSLLQNKEMLEKRCATIQREQTQLGPRLEETKWEVCQKSGEISLLKQQLKEIQSELSQKAGDIVVLKAQLREARSEMQASQARFQEAQAALRTRTLELEVCENELQRRKSEAELLREKLGRVEEELTRLRDALSNHGVLSVSGSGTLKGQCMGLSIQQGRAVGGRGGPSPCVYRDGEEHHLVWGGESDEAKAQRQNAETVLALRQQVDRLKAELLYERRTSEEHLSHFEEERRVWQEEKEKVIRYQKQLQQNYIQMYRRNRDLERVMRELSLELESRDMEEYEVHSGSNDIHFEEITATEI from the exons ATGGCTCTCGTTCAGGCACTACCTGTGACTGACCACCCGAAACCAGGTCTTGACGTCCAGCAGTGCCGGCCGCTGTCATCCCACTCTCCCTCAGGCCCGGGCTCCTGTGGCCCCTGCGGCGCCGGGACAGCCATGGGTTCTGTCAGCAGTCTCATTTCGGGCCGGACGTACCAGGAGAGGCACTGCCGGGCTGCCAGTGAATTCCCCACCAAGGTGCGCCGATCTACCCCAGCAACCAACTGCTTCCGACTGCAGGACAACACCCTCCGCAGCGGGAGCTCCTTGGAACAGCTGCTGGCTGTCAACAACCAAACCCATCCCCAGGCCCACGTCGCGCCTCCGCCGTTGCCCAGCAAGCGGCAGCCCCGCCCTGGGAACGCTGCTGCGGAAGCTGGTGGGAaggctgctggaacacaggCTCAGGCCACTAATGGAAACTTGGGACATACCAGCAACGAGGTGGTAGTTGGAGACTGGAATGACAATGTGGTGGTTGCCGCTACAAGCCCCTGCAGTGATTCGGAGGACCAAAGGGACAACAGGACTCTCAATGGGAACATTGGAGGACCTCCTCCCAAGCTCATCCCAGTGTCTGGACAGTTAGAAAAG AACATGGAGAAAGTGCTGATTCGTCCGACAGCCTTCAAACCGGTTGTTCCAAAAAATCGCCATTCTGTGCACTACTTGTCACCAAGGCCAGGGGGCAGCAATCTGTCAGCGAGCCAGGCCAGCCTCAACATCCTGCTGCCCAACACCGCCAGCACCACCACCGGCATCGtaatgagcagcagctccagctctgaaGGGAAGTGTAGCTCCTACTGCGGAGGCCGTAATGCTCGGAGCAGCCAGTCGTGCTCTATGTCGGACTCGGGGAGAAACTCCCTCTCAAGCCTccccacacacagcagcacaggctaCAGCCTGGCTCCCAGTGAAGGCTCTAGCTCCGGTTCCGGTTCCGGGGGTCAGCTGGAGCCAGTGACGGGCCTTGGCCGAAACCCTGCAGGTGGCAACGGGAGCCATAGCCACACCAATTCAGACAGTGGACGGTCGTCATCCAGCAAGAGCACCGGCTCGGGCTCGCTGAGCGGGCGCGGCCAGCCGCTGTCCGACAGCGGGTCCTGTGGCCATTCATCACCTCCTGTGGAAGGCTATGAGGGGGTGGTGAGGGAGCTAGAGGAGAAGCTACGGGAACGAGACCTGGaactccagcagctccgggAGAATCTTGACGAGAACGAAGCTGCTATCTGCCAG GTTTATGAGGAGAAACAGCGTCGTTGTGAAAGGGAGATGGAAGAGCTCAGACAGTGCTGTGCATCAAAGATGAAGCAGGCTTCTCAAAAAGCccaaaggtcacagcaggtGCTGGAGCTACAG GTGTTTCAACTCCAACAAGAGAAAAAGAAGCTCCAGGAGGACTTTTCTTCACTGCTGCAGAACAAGGAGATGCTAGAAAAGAGATGTGCCACCATTCAGAGGGAGCAGACCCAGCTGGGCCCGCGCCTGGAGGAAACAAAGTGGGAA GTATGTCAGAAGTCTGGAGAAATCTCCCTCCTCAAGCAACAGCTAAAAGAGATCCAGTCTGAGCTCAGCCAGAAGGCTGGAGACATTGTGGTGCTGAAGGCCCAGCTGAGAGAGGCCCGTTCCGAGATGCAAGCCAGCCAGGCCCGATTTCAGGAGGCTCAGGCGGCCCTGCGGACACGAACtctggagctggaggtctgCGAGAACGAGCTCCAGAGGCGCAAGAGCGAAGCCGAGCTGCTCCGTGAGAAACTGGGTCGCGTGGAAGAGGAGCTGACCCGCCTCCGCGACGCTCTGTCCAATCACGGCGTGCTCTCTGTGTCAGGAAGTGGGACTCTGAAAGGACAGTGCATGGGCCTCTCCATCCAGCAGGGGCGCGCTGTGGGAGGACGAGGTGGTCCCAGTCCCTGCGTGTACCGTGATGGAGAAGAGCACCATCTGGTCTGGGGAGGAGAGAGCGATGAAGCCAAGGCACAGAGGCAGAACGCAGAGACTGTGTTAGCGCTCAGACAACAG GTGGACAGACTGAAGGCCGAGCTCCTGTACGAAAGGAGGACCAGTGAGGAGCATCTTTCACACtttgaggaagagaggagagtctggcaggaggagaaggaaaag GTGATCCGTTaccagaagcagctgcagcagaactacATCCAGATGTACCGGCGAAACCGGGATCTTGAGCGGGTCATGAGGGAGCTGAgtctggagctggagagcaggGACATGGAGGAATATGAGGTCCACAGTGGCAGCAACGACATCCACTTTGAGGAGATCACGGCCACTGAGATCTGA